The DNA region ACTGCCGGTCGACGTCGCGCCGCTGTTGCCGGCGGCGCTGCCGGTGCTGGAATTGCTCGAGAAGGAAGCGGCGTCGCAATGACGCCGCGGCGGCTCGCCTGAAAAGCGGGCCGCATCCGCCTGCGGCGGTACCGCGCGCCGCTCAGCTGTCGCGGCGGTCGTCGGTGCCGTCTTCCTCGGACGACGGACCTTCGTCGGAGGACCCGCCGATCCGGTACTTTTCCGCGGCCCATGCGCCGAGGTCGAGCTGCTTGCAGCGGGCCGAACAGAACGGGCGGAACTTGTTTTCAGGCGTCCAGCGCACTTCTGCGCCGCACGAAGGACATTTCACAACGGTAGTCATACGAAAGCGTCGAACCGGCGCGGGGCCGTTACAGATTGCACAGTGTCAGATGGAACGGCACGTCGATGTCCACCGCGCGCGGCCGCACGTCGCCGTCCTGCATGGTGAACCGTACCCACAGCATGTATTTGTTGGCGCTCGCTTCGGGAATCACGCGCAGTTCGGGCGGCACGCGCACCTGCATCAGCTGGTAGCTGCGCCCCGACAGCATCTGCTGGTAGCTGCCCTGCATCGCCATCACCTTCGATGCCTGACCCGATTCGCGAGCGAGCCGCAGCACGATTGCCGCCGCATCGCGCAGCGGCAGCAGCGGCATGATCCATTTCGCGATGTCCTGGCGCCGCTGTTCCGCGGGCCATTGCTGCCACGCATAGTACGACGGCAGGTCGAACTTGCACGTGCCGCCGGGAATCACCGCGCGGCTGCGGATGCTGGCGAGCCACTCGTTGTCGACCAGGTGCTGCCCGGTCTTGCCCTGCATCTGCGCAAGATTGGCGAGCGTCTGCTCGATTTCACCGAGCACGGCTTCGAGCGCATTCTGTTCGATGCCCGGATTGCCGCGAAAGGGAGCGAGCGTCTGACGTTGACGTTCGAGCTCCTTCATCAGATCCGATTTCAGGTCCGCGCGGCCCGTGACCTCGGCGATTTCGAACAGCGTCGTCAGCGCGACGTGATGTTCACGCGGGTCCTCCTGAGCCAAGAAGAACGCGAAGCGCTCGAACAAGTCTTCGAGGCGCAACAGCGTGCGAATTCGCTCGTTGAACGGATACTCGTAAAGAATCAAGCGCGCTCGCCTCTCGGGGTAGGAATTGAAACAATGCAGGACATTCTAATGCTCACTCTCTACCCTAGCAACGCGCCAATTTCGTACACCATCACGATTGCGGCGGCGGTCAGTGCGCGGCGGCCGCGAATCCGAGATAGCGTTGGTGCAGTGCATCGACCTGCGCGGCAAGCGTATCGGGCGCCGTCGCATCATTGACGATCACGTCGTCGGCCGCCGCGAGACGCGCTTCACGCGTCGCCTGTCTTGCGATGATCGCTTCGACCTGTTCGCGCGTGAAACCATTGCGCCGCATCACACGTGCGATCTGCGTTTCGACCGGACAGTCGACGACCAGCACACGATCGCAGCGCGCCTTCCAGTTACCTGACTCCACGAGCAGCGGTACGACGAAGATCACGTACGGGCCCCGCGCTTCACGGGCCTCGCGATCGGTCTCCGCGCGGATCAGCGGATGCGTGATCGCTTCGAGGCGCCGGCGTGCGTCGTCGTCGCTGAAAATCAGTGCGCGCATCTTCGCGCGATCGAGCGAGCCGTCGGCCGCGACGAAGTCCGGCCCGAATGCGTGTTCGATCGCCGGCATCGCGAGACCGGCCGGCGCGGTGATGCGGTGCGCGATCAGGTCGGTATCGACGAGCGATGCACCGCGTGCGGCGAACAGGTCGGCGACGGTCGTCTTGCCGCTGCCGATGCCGCCGGTGAGTCCTATTGCAAACATGTGAGCCTCCGCCGGGCCGCCACGAGGAGACGAGCGTCGTCCCCGCGACGCAGCGAACAAGTCGGACGGGTTCGGTGCGTCATGTCAGCCGCCGAGCGCCAGATAGAAAGGGGTGCCGAAAAACAGTGTCGCGACGCCGCCGGCCGCGAGGAACGGGCCGAACGGAATCGGCTCCTCGAAGCGCATGCGCCCGCGCCAGGTTGCGACGAGCCCGACGATCGCGCCCGTCACCGCGGCGAACAGCACGACCTGCGGCAGCGCGGCCCAGCCCATCCATGCACCGAGCGCGGCGAGCAGCTTCAGGTCGCCGAAGCCGATGCCCTCGATGCCGCGCAGCCATTTGAATAGCCAGTAGATCGACCACAGGAACAGGTAGCCGGCCATTGCGCCGACCACGGCCGAACGCAGCGACGTGAACGTGCCGCCGAGGTTCAGTGCGAGCCCTGCCCACAGCAGCGGCAGCGTCATCGAATCGGGAAGGTAGCCGGTCTGGATGTCGATCGCGCTCATCGCGAGCAGCGCGGCGCAGAGCCCGAACGCGGCGAGTGCGGCGGCGGTGGGGCCGAACGCGGCGAGCGAGCCGGCGGCGAGCAGCGCACCCGCGACCTCGACGAGCGGATAGCCCACGCCGATCGCATGGCCGCACTGGCGGCAGCGTCCGCGCAGCATCAGGTAGCTGACGAGCGGGATGTTTTCCCACGCGCGCAGCACGTGGCCGCAGTGCGGACAGGCGCTGCGCGGGCGCCACAGATCGTAGTGCGGCGGATAGCCGTCGTCGGGCGCGGCGCTCGCGCTGCCCGTCGCTTCGGCGATTTCGGCCTGCCATGCGCGCTGCATCATCACCGGGATCCGGTGCGCGACGACGTTCACGAAGCTGCCGACGCACAGCCCGAGCACGACGGCGAACGCATATTGCACCGCGGGCGGCAGCATCGCCAGCGCGAGCAACGTGCTGTCGGGCGAATCGAAAACGGTGGTCAGGGGCGCGGGCGTCATGGGCTCGGGTTCGGGCTTGAAAGGCGACAGAAACGGTTGCGATGCTACACCACGTTGCCCAGCTGAAGGATGGGCAGATACATCGCGATCACGAGGCCGCCGACGAGGGCGCCCAGCACGATCACGATCAGCGGCTCGCCGAGCGCGGCGAGTGCATCGAGACGCGCGTCGAGCTGACGCTCGCAGAGCGCGGCGATGTCGGCGAGCATCGTATCGAG from Burkholderia ambifaria AMMD includes:
- a CDS encoding DNA gyrase inhibitor YacG, with protein sequence MTTVVKCPSCGAEVRWTPENKFRPFCSARCKQLDLGAWAAEKYRIGGSSDEGPSSEEDGTDDRRDS
- the zapD gene encoding cell division protein ZapD — its product is MILYEYPFNERIRTLLRLEDLFERFAFFLAQEDPREHHVALTTLFEIAEVTGRADLKSDLMKELERQRQTLAPFRGNPGIEQNALEAVLGEIEQTLANLAQMQGKTGQHLVDNEWLASIRSRAVIPGGTCKFDLPSYYAWQQWPAEQRRQDIAKWIMPLLPLRDAAAIVLRLARESGQASKVMAMQGSYQQMLSGRSYQLMQVRVPPELRVIPEASANKYMLWVRFTMQDGDVRPRAVDIDVPFHLTLCNL
- the coaE gene encoding dephospho-CoA kinase (Dephospho-CoA kinase (CoaE) performs the final step in coenzyme A biosynthesis.); protein product: MFAIGLTGGIGSGKTTVADLFAARGASLVDTDLIAHRITAPAGLAMPAIEHAFGPDFVAADGSLDRAKMRALIFSDDDARRRLEAITHPLIRAETDREAREARGPYVIFVVPLLVESGNWKARCDRVLVVDCPVETQIARVMRRNGFTREQVEAIIARQATREARLAAADDVIVNDATAPDTLAAQVDALHQRYLGFAAAAH
- a CDS encoding prepilin peptidase codes for the protein MTPAPLTTVFDSPDSTLLALAMLPPAVQYAFAVVLGLCVGSFVNVVAHRIPVMMQRAWQAEIAEATGSASAAPDDGYPPHYDLWRPRSACPHCGHVLRAWENIPLVSYLMLRGRCRQCGHAIGVGYPLVEVAGALLAAGSLAAFGPTAAALAAFGLCAALLAMSAIDIQTGYLPDSMTLPLLWAGLALNLGGTFTSLRSAVVGAMAGYLFLWSIYWLFKWLRGIEGIGFGDLKLLAALGAWMGWAALPQVVLFAAVTGAIVGLVATWRGRMRFEEPIPFGPFLAAGGVATLFFGTPFYLALGG